From Bacteroidota bacterium, one genomic window encodes:
- a CDS encoding DUF2012 domain-containing protein, with protein sequence MSCFSLSMAQDKPANPSSPINKSPVLVASNPLGARTGTLTGSIQGLVVEAGTELPVVGVHVHVKGTDYGAVTHTDGTFVVNGVPVGRHTVEARMLGFSSQEFRVDVRRQPTPFVTVALEEAALQLDGIVIKPENTTPETATLAGLQHLPAYKIARAKAFDEDIYRTVTRTPGIVANDFSSRFMIRGGAHDEVLVTLDGLELNDPFHLKDFGGGGISIVDADAVGAMTLSTGGYTADLGDRMSGVLQINSVEPAAGQAVSRLGLSLMNARIFSQGTLGNGNTQWVFSGRRGYLDFLLDLMQTYPSYSPQFFDGFAKLSHKFGEKHTVALEGLVSGDQFKYLDVTDPNDQVHTNYGNGYVWLNWQSVWRPRLFSETVVSTGKVWRMREGVDIRRDSLVNFETDDTRKFAIFQFKQDWTLQQDEHRQARWGFSLKQQRANYRYSSGHLIQQVAHAQASQKVTNRYAERHTATDPAGVLFNMYGSQQVRLAPKILATAGLRTGYASWSSDFYLDPRLNLQYSPSSATLIRGAWGFFHQPQGIAQLYVEDEEQRYHKAERSRHIILGLDHTLRGTWALKLDLYDKQYANVRPRYVSPAGDVAAFFPEIDKYRTYWKPDETHTRGVEVSVVKTAGRVLTGAAGYTLSQAFDIRDGQRFYKDHDQRQAALVDFNIQPTKQLLINLSWQYHAGWRHAEAAFDVTYQQGNDVLFDTHFGARNAARYPAYHKMDLRIARQFYFKNQSVAAFLEIQNLYNRQNVRRYRYEPAVSSDGEVSFLTHAEAWLPRLPTLGLKWEISH encoded by the coding sequence ATGTCCTGTTTTTCGTTGAGTATGGCCCAGGACAAGCCGGCTAATCCTTCATCGCCTATAAACAAATCGCCTGTCCTGGTTGCTTCCAACCCGCTGGGAGCACGCACAGGCACGTTGACCGGTAGCATCCAGGGCCTGGTTGTGGAAGCAGGTACCGAACTTCCAGTTGTAGGTGTACACGTGCATGTAAAAGGCACTGATTATGGTGCTGTAACCCATACTGATGGTACTTTTGTTGTGAATGGCGTGCCGGTCGGCCGGCATACCGTTGAAGCACGTATGTTGGGGTTTTCCTCGCAAGAATTCAGGGTTGATGTGCGCCGGCAGCCAACGCCTTTTGTCACTGTCGCATTGGAAGAGGCAGCCCTGCAGCTTGATGGCATCGTAATTAAACCAGAAAACACGACTCCAGAGACGGCAACACTGGCTGGTTTACAGCACTTGCCGGCTTACAAAATTGCGCGCGCCAAGGCTTTTGATGAAGACATCTACCGGACGGTAACACGAACGCCCGGCATCGTAGCAAATGACTTTTCTTCCCGTTTCATGATCCGCGGCGGGGCACACGATGAGGTGCTTGTTACGCTGGATGGACTTGAGCTGAACGATCCTTTCCACTTGAAAGACTTTGGCGGTGGAGGGATCAGCATTGTCGATGCAGATGCCGTTGGGGCGATGACGCTATCAACCGGTGGGTATACAGCTGATCTGGGCGACCGGATGAGTGGTGTGCTTCAGATAAATTCTGTTGAACCGGCTGCCGGTCAGGCCGTTTCGCGGCTGGGTCTCAGCCTCATGAATGCCCGCATTTTTAGCCAGGGGACCCTTGGAAATGGAAATACGCAATGGGTTTTCTCTGGCCGGCGCGGTTACCTTGATTTTTTGCTCGACCTGATGCAAACGTATCCGAGCTACTCGCCACAGTTTTTTGACGGATTTGCGAAGCTGAGTCATAAATTTGGCGAAAAACATACCGTTGCACTGGAAGGTCTCGTATCAGGCGATCAATTTAAATATCTCGATGTAACGGACCCCAACGACCAGGTGCACACCAACTATGGCAATGGCTATGTATGGCTCAATTGGCAGAGTGTATGGCGTCCGCGCCTGTTTTCTGAAACCGTGGTGTCCACAGGCAAGGTTTGGCGCATGCGAGAAGGGGTTGATATACGGCGAGACAGCCTGGTCAACTTTGAGACAGACGACACGCGCAAGTTTGCCATCTTCCAATTCAAACAAGACTGGACACTGCAGCAGGATGAGCACAGGCAAGCACGGTGGGGATTCAGTTTAAAACAACAGCGTGCCAACTACAGGTATAGCAGTGGGCATCTGATTCAGCAAGTTGCGCATGCACAGGCTTCTCAGAAGGTGACCAACAGGTATGCGGAACGACACACCGCAACAGATCCCGCCGGCGTCTTATTTAATATGTATGGTAGCCAGCAAGTGCGTTTGGCGCCAAAAATTCTTGCTACAGCCGGACTCCGTACAGGTTATGCTTCGTGGAGCAGTGACTTTTACCTTGATCCGCGCCTTAATCTACAATATAGCCCATCCTCTGCCACCCTGATTCGCGGTGCATGGGGCTTTTTCCACCAACCGCAAGGTATCGCACAACTCTACGTTGAAGACGAAGAGCAACGCTACCATAAAGCGGAACGTTCTCGACACATTATTTTGGGGCTCGATCATACATTAAGAGGCACGTGGGCGCTCAAGCTGGATCTGTATGATAAACAATACGCCAATGTGCGGCCCCGGTATGTAAGTCCGGCAGGCGATGTGGCTGCATTTTTCCCGGAAATAGACAAATACAGGACGTATTGGAAACCTGATGAAACACATACACGCGGCGTCGAAGTATCGGTTGTCAAAACAGCCGGCAGGGTTCTGACTGGCGCAGCAGGATATACGCTGTCACAAGCTTTTGATATACGCGATGGACAGCGGTTCTATAAAGACCATGATCAGCGACAAGCAGCCCTGGTAGATTTCAATATCCAACCCACCAAGCAGCTGCTCATCAATCTGTCGTGGCAATACCATGCCGGGTGGCGCCATGCTGAGGCTGCATTTGATGTAACCTATCAACAAGGCAATGACGTGTTATTTGATACCCACTTTGGCGCGCGAAATGCAGCACGCTATCCTGCCTATCACAAAATGGACCTTCGCATAGCACGACAGTTCTATTTCAAAAACCAGTCTGTAGCAGCTTTTCTGGAAATACAAAACCTTTACAACAGGCAAAACGTCAGGCGCTACCGCTACGAGCCGGCTGTTTCTTCTGATGGCGAAGTATCT